Genomic window (Theileria annulata chromosome 4, complete sequence, *** SEQUENCING IN PROGRESS ***):
tttaaaattttgtaattgGTGTACATGTGTAGGAATCTTTAGGTAAAGTTGTAATTGAGATTCCTATGAATtccttaattttatttaatttttaagaaagtaaataatacataattaaaatattaatgtgttTATAAGTGAGGTTAGTAATTAAATGTATGTAAGGCGGTGACCATGGCGTAACCGGAAAGTTCAGTcaatcattattaatttaaattcatgAGTGcattagaattatttaaaatactcGGAGATGAGTCCAATAAGCCTCCTCCAACACCAAAACATATACTAAAGAAAAGAATACATTCTCAGCCTGAAAAGGCTAAACGGTATTGGCCTGGAAAggtaaatttttaataaaaatccATGATAAATAGATTTATTTGcatatacaataatttttattgtttttagGCTCCAGATTTCGCATTAGAGGAGGATAGTTTGTCAGATGACTCATCGCACGAGGAGGAACCTCAAATTTTGGCAGATAAAGAGCCTGATCGCAGATTAAatagatataaaataacagAAAGTAAgagaaatattattttttttacacctattttttgatttcatttttatatgtaatttttagttGAAGGGTCTCAGGATGTATCGGATCGGATCCGAAGAAGGAAGGCCCAGGTTGAAACCATAACTGTATATGAATCAACACATCCAAAGGtactttaaaaataaaacaaaattcTTAGGATGATAAACAAGATGATAAATTGACCACACCAGTCCCTGATGGCTATACACAGCCTGCTGAGAAAAAACTGGATAGAAGTACCCTTAGGAAACTTGCGCTAGAGTATCGCAAGAAAGAAGAAGAGTCTGCGCCTAAAACTGTTGAAGAGGAACCAGAGGAGTCTGAAAGTGATACCTCAGAAGAGTCGGACTATCAGGAAGATGAGGCTGGAGTTGAGGACCTGGATGTCCTTTCAAAACCAGTGTTTGTTCCAAAGGGCAGCAGAAAGACAGAGTCTGAGAAGGAGCAGCTTAGGAAGGAGGAAGTTTTGAGGAAAGAAAACGAGAAGAAGAGGCTAATGGAGCGTAAAAGGGACACCAAGGAGATGGTGATACAGAAGGTTCAGGAACTTGAGGAGGAACCTGAGCCTGAGGATGAACTCATAGATGATACCGACACTTTTGACGAGAAAGAGGTAACTTTACCCCTCTAATAATCATGTTTAGTATGAGCTTTGGAAGATCCGTGAGCTTAAAAGGATTCTAAGGGATAAGGAGGAGAGAGAAAAGTTCAAAAAATTGGTAAGAATTTAGCATATCAAACCATAATGTAGGAGGAGGAAGTTAAGTTGAGGCGTAGCATGACTGACGAGGAGCGCGAGTTGGATAACCAGAAGGTGGACAAGGTCGTGGTTGAGAAGAGCAAGCTCCGTTTCCTCCAGAAGTACTATCACAGGGGTGCCTTCTTCATGGATAAGCTCCAGGATAAGTCTGAGCCTCTATACGCAAGGGACTTTAATGCTCCAACTGCAGAGGACTGCGTAGATAAATCAT
Coding sequences:
- a CDS encoding microfibrillar-associated protein, putative (Tap349h10.p1c.cand.135 - score = 58.85); the encoded protein is MSALELFKILGDESNKPPPTPKHILKKRIHSQPEKAKRYWPGKAPDFALEEDSLSDDSSHEEEPQILADKEPDRRLNRYKITEIEGSQDVSDRIRRRKAQVETITVYESTHPKDDKQDDKLTTPVPDGYTQPAEKKLDRSTLRKLALEYRKKEEESAPKTVEEEPEESESDTSEESDYQEDEAGVEDLDVLSKPVFVPKGSRKTESEKEQLRKEEVLRKENEKKRLMERKRDTKEMVIQKVQELEEEPEPEDELIDDTDTFDEKEYELWKIRELKRILRDKEEREKFKKLEEEVKLRRSMTDEERELDNQKVDKVVVEKSKLRFLQKYYHRGAFFMDKLQDKSEPLYARDFNAPTAEDCVDKSLLPKPMRVRRGLYGKQGQVKHTHLKDVDTTQFDAWSKTDKYKLTGLFSVIITQFSGTKQVFDRPSRKK